The Sphingomonas sinipercae genome contains a region encoding:
- the pdxA gene encoding 4-hydroxythreonine-4-phosphate dehydrogenase PdxA — protein MGRSPLPPIAISLGDPAGIGPEVVAKCWDNRDRFSLPPFVAIGDPKSIAAVWDGPIELVDDPRQAEAAFDTGLPLLQIRSASEDAPGHPSVAGAHCSLDCLEIAVGLARSGSASAVVTGPVSKQQLYGIGFSHPGQTEFVAERCGVSGGNVAMMLAGPTLRTVPMTTHMPLREVADALTPSLVEARARTTLRGLQRLFGIAEPRLAIAGFNPHAGEGGALGREDVEVLEPAIATLRAEGWRVTGPTPADTMFHAAARAKYDAALCAYHDQALIPIKALHFEEAVNITLGLPIIRTAPDHGTAFDIAGQDRANPLPLSAAIRMAAQCAQNRLETV, from the coding sequence ATGGGGCGGTCTCCCCTTCCGCCGATCGCGATCTCGCTGGGCGACCCGGCCGGCATCGGGCCCGAGGTCGTGGCCAAGTGTTGGGATAACCGCGACCGCTTTTCGCTGCCGCCATTCGTTGCAATTGGCGATCCCAAGTCGATTGCGGCGGTGTGGGACGGTCCGATCGAGCTGGTCGACGACCCCCGTCAAGCCGAGGCGGCCTTCGATACCGGCCTTCCATTGTTGCAGATTCGGTCGGCCTCCGAAGACGCGCCCGGGCACCCCAGCGTGGCCGGCGCGCATTGCTCGCTCGATTGCCTCGAAATCGCGGTCGGACTGGCGCGCTCCGGCTCCGCATCGGCTGTCGTCACCGGCCCGGTGTCGAAGCAGCAGCTCTACGGCATCGGCTTTTCCCATCCCGGCCAGACCGAATTCGTCGCCGAGCGGTGCGGCGTTTCGGGCGGCAACGTGGCGATGATGCTGGCCGGACCGACGCTTCGGACCGTGCCGATGACGACTCACATGCCGCTTCGCGAAGTCGCCGACGCGCTCACGCCGTCGCTGGTGGAAGCGCGGGCGCGCACGACCTTGCGCGGGCTGCAGCGGCTGTTCGGGATTGCCGAGCCTCGTCTCGCGATTGCCGGCTTCAACCCCCACGCCGGTGAAGGCGGAGCGCTGGGACGCGAAGACGTCGAGGTGCTTGAGCCGGCGATCGCGACCTTGCGCGCCGAAGGATGGCGGGTCACCGGCCCGACCCCCGCGGACACCATGTTCCATGCGGCGGCACGGGCCAAATACGATGCGGCCCTGTGCGCCTATCACGACCAGGCTCTGATCCCGATCAAGGCGCTTCACTTTGAAGAAGCGGTCAACATCACGCTTGGCCTGCCCATCATCCGCACCGCGCCGGACCATGGGACGGCTTTCGACATCGCCGGCCAGGACCGGGCCAACCCGCTGCCGCTGTCGGCGGCGATCCGGATGGCTGCGCAATGCGCCCAGAATCGGCTGGAAACCGTGTGA
- a CDS encoding tetratricopeptide repeat protein, translating into MMRISMRFLLLGAAGALVASPVVGQRPDNQIAPLSLDLERQAQREVVAGNLVDAAGLLETALAVDPRNRSAFVDLARVAQKQKLFGKAIRLTNKALELEPNDLDAIEVQGEAMVELGAVPRARENLAKLQRICTSGCRQVTQLSAVISRGPTVASVKPAGKSKSD; encoded by the coding sequence ATGATGCGGATTTCGATGCGATTCCTGCTGCTTGGCGCCGCCGGCGCACTTGTCGCCAGCCCGGTGGTCGGCCAGCGGCCGGACAACCAGATCGCGCCGCTATCCCTCGATCTTGAACGCCAGGCCCAACGCGAAGTCGTTGCGGGTAACCTAGTGGACGCGGCCGGCCTTCTGGAAACGGCCCTGGCCGTCGATCCGCGCAACCGTTCCGCTTTCGTCGACCTCGCCCGCGTCGCGCAGAAGCAAAAGCTGTTCGGCAAAGCCATCCGGCTTACGAACAAGGCATTGGAGCTTGAACCCAACGACCTCGACGCGATCGAGGTGCAGGGCGAAGCGATGGTTGAGCTTGGCGCTGTGCCGAGGGCGCGCGAGAACCTGGCCAAGCTGCAGCGCATCTGCACCAGCGGCTGCAGGCAGGTGACTCAGCTTTCCGCTGTAATTTCGCGCGGGCCGACGGTCGCTTCGGTCAAGCCGGCCGGCAAGTCCAAGTCTGACTAG
- a CDS encoding leucyl aminopeptidase, whose protein sequence is MQIEFPASRPSGDYALVIPALGSNRPAAAALSAANVDAALRAQRFDGDSGSTAEVFADDGGTVRRIVFVGAGGGSTPPEAAEKIGGGAIAKLLTSGETHVVIDLSGLNFDADAAARVALSASLRAWRYDRYRTKLKDKQKPTVAKVTIVGGGEGAKARWDDRWSAVAEGASLTRELVTEPANIIYPETFVERVRAAAEGTGLEVEALDGAAMAKLGMGALLGVAQGSVRDARLLVLRWNGGAEGETPVAFVGKGVTFDTGGISIKPAAGMEAMKWDMGGAGGVAGAMLALAKRKAKANIVAICGLVENMPDGNAQRPGDVVTSMSGQTIEVINTDAEGRLVLADAITYVQRTYKPKTIIDFATLTGAILISLGHEYAGLFSPDDGLANKLTKAGATSGDKLWRMPLGEPFDRLIDSPIADMKNVGPREGGSITAAQFIKRFVDDGVAWAHVDMAGKAWADKASDTYDKGATGFAVRLLDQFVADNLER, encoded by the coding sequence ATGCAAATTGAATTCCCCGCCAGCCGCCCCAGCGGAGACTATGCCCTCGTCATTCCGGCCTTGGGCTCCAACCGCCCGGCGGCAGCCGCCTTGTCCGCGGCCAACGTCGATGCGGCGCTTCGCGCCCAGCGCTTCGACGGCGACAGCGGCAGCACGGCGGAAGTCTTCGCCGACGATGGCGGGACGGTCAGGCGGATCGTGTTCGTCGGTGCCGGCGGCGGCTCGACCCCTCCGGAAGCGGCGGAAAAGATCGGGGGCGGCGCCATCGCCAAGCTGCTGACCTCGGGCGAAACGCACGTGGTCATCGACCTGTCCGGCCTCAATTTCGACGCCGATGCAGCGGCCCGCGTCGCCCTTTCGGCATCGCTGCGCGCGTGGCGTTACGACCGCTACCGGACCAAGCTGAAGGACAAGCAGAAGCCGACCGTCGCCAAGGTGACGATCGTCGGCGGCGGGGAGGGCGCGAAAGCGCGCTGGGACGATCGCTGGTCGGCGGTTGCGGAAGGCGCTTCGCTCACCCGCGAGCTGGTGACCGAGCCGGCAAACATCATCTATCCGGAAACCTTCGTCGAGCGCGTCCGCGCGGCCGCCGAAGGCACCGGCCTTGAAGTCGAAGCGCTCGATGGCGCGGCCATGGCCAAGCTTGGTATGGGCGCGCTGCTTGGCGTCGCGCAGGGCTCGGTCCGCGATGCGCGCCTGCTGGTGCTGCGCTGGAACGGCGGCGCGGAAGGCGAAACGCCCGTCGCGTTCGTCGGCAAGGGCGTTACGTTCGACACCGGCGGCATTTCGATCAAGCCGGCCGCCGGCATGGAAGCGATGAAGTGGGACATGGGCGGCGCCGGCGGCGTTGCCGGTGCGATGCTGGCGCTGGCCAAGCGGAAGGCCAAAGCGAACATCGTCGCCATCTGCGGCCTGGTTGAAAATATGCCCGACGGCAATGCGCAGCGCCCGGGCGATGTCGTGACCAGCATGTCGGGCCAGACGATCGAGGTGATCAACACCGACGCTGAGGGGCGCCTCGTCCTCGCGGACGCGATCACGTACGTGCAGCGGACCTACAAGCCGAAGACGATCATCGACTTTGCGACTCTGACCGGCGCGATCCTCATCAGCCTTGGCCATGAATATGCCGGACTGTTCTCCCCTGACGACGGCCTTGCCAACAAGCTCACCAAGGCGGGCGCGACCAGCGGCGATAAATTGTGGCGGATGCCGCTTGGCGAACCGTTCGACCGGCTGATCGATTCGCCGATCGCGGACATGAAGAACGTCGGCCCGCGCGAGGGCGGCTCGATCACCGCGGCGCAATTCATCAAGCGCTTCGTCGATGACGGCGTCGCCTGGGCGCACGTCGACATGGCGGGCAAAGCGTGGGCGGACAAGGCGTCCGACACCTACGACAAGGGCGCGACCGGCTTCGCGGTGCGCTTGCTCGACCAGTTCGTCGCCGACAATCTGGAGCGCTAG
- the guaB gene encoding IMP dehydrogenase, with amino-acid sequence MAVQNDTPDIPLGLTFDDVLLQPLASSVLPSQAETRTQLTREIPLNIPLLSSAMDTVTEADMAIALAQLGGIGVLHRNLGIEEQAAAVRAVKRFESGMVVNPITMRPDQTLADALELMSSNRISGIPVVEQSGKLVGIVTNRDVRFAENPRQPISEFMTRDNLATVPIGTSQEEARRILHQRRIEKLLVVDGDGHCVGLITVKDIEKAVAAPLATKDGEGRLRVAAATTVGDSGFERSAALIEAGCDCIVIDTAHGHNVDVGRAVERVKALSNSVQVIAGNVATGDAARALVDAGADAIKVGIGPGSICTTRIVAGVGVPQLTAVMEAAAAARSSGVPIIADGGIRTSGDIAKALAAGASTVMVGSLLAGTEEAPGETFLYHGRAYKSYRGMGSMGAMARGSADRYFQQDIKDHLKLVPEGIEGQVPYKGPVRDIVHQLVGGVKAAMGYTGSATIAELQARARFVRITNAGLSESHVHDVAITREAPNYPTR; translated from the coding sequence CAGCTGACCCGCGAAATTCCGCTCAACATCCCGTTGCTATCTTCGGCGATGGACACGGTGACCGAAGCCGACATGGCGATCGCGCTGGCGCAGCTTGGCGGCATCGGCGTCCTTCACCGCAACCTCGGCATCGAGGAGCAGGCGGCCGCCGTCCGCGCGGTGAAGCGCTTCGAAAGCGGCATGGTGGTGAACCCCATCACGATGCGGCCGGACCAGACGCTGGCGGACGCGCTTGAGCTGATGAGCAGCAACCGGATCAGCGGCATTCCGGTGGTCGAGCAGTCGGGCAAGCTGGTCGGAATCGTCACCAACCGCGACGTTCGCTTTGCCGAGAACCCGCGGCAGCCGATCTCCGAATTCATGACTCGCGACAATCTGGCGACGGTGCCGATCGGAACGAGCCAGGAAGAAGCCCGCCGAATCCTTCATCAGCGGCGGATCGAGAAGCTGCTGGTGGTCGACGGCGACGGCCATTGCGTCGGCCTGATCACCGTCAAGGATATCGAGAAAGCCGTCGCCGCGCCGCTGGCAACCAAGGATGGCGAAGGGCGATTGCGGGTCGCGGCGGCGACGACGGTCGGGGATTCAGGATTTGAGCGGTCCGCGGCGCTGATCGAAGCGGGCTGCGACTGCATCGTCATCGACACCGCGCACGGCCATAATGTCGATGTCGGCCGCGCCGTCGAGCGGGTGAAGGCCCTTTCGAACAGCGTCCAGGTGATCGCCGGCAATGTCGCCACGGGTGACGCTGCGCGGGCGCTGGTCGATGCCGGCGCAGACGCGATCAAGGTCGGGATCGGTCCGGGATCGATCTGCACCACGCGGATCGTCGCCGGGGTCGGCGTCCCGCAACTAACCGCAGTGATGGAGGCTGCCGCGGCGGCGCGGTCGTCAGGCGTGCCGATCATCGCCGACGGCGGCATTCGCACCAGCGGCGACATTGCCAAGGCCCTTGCGGCCGGCGCCTCGACGGTGATGGTCGGATCGCTGCTTGCCGGCACCGAGGAAGCGCCGGGCGAGACGTTCCTTTACCATGGACGGGCCTACAAATCGTACCGTGGCATGGGGTCGATGGGGGCGATGGCCCGCGGCTCCGCCGACCGTTACTTCCAGCAGGATATCAAGGATCATTTGAAGCTCGTCCCCGAAGGGATTGAGGGGCAGGTGCCTTACAAGGGGCCGGTGCGCGATATCGTCCACCAGCTGGTCGGCGGCGTGAAAGCGGCGATGGGCTACACCGGATCGGCGACGATCGCCGAACTGCAGGCGCGGGCCCGGTTCGTCCGGATTACCAACGCCGGCCTGTCGGAAAGCCATGTCCACGACGTCGCCATCACCCGCGAGGCGCCCAACTATCCGACCCGCTAG
- a CDS encoding RsmB/NOP family class I SAM-dependent RNA methyltransferase: protein MTPAARLQAAIEILDLVIGAARGEGAPADAIVTRYFKTRRYAGSKDRRAVRELVFQAIRRSGERPESGRSAMLGLALSEPEMLALFGEGRGPALAVEGELAAEARVVPRWIEAEFSPLVGPAEWPALLERAPLDIRVNIARTSREAMLAAFGGSVPTPLSPWGLRLPVESRVDDRAEFAEGLVEVQDEGSQLIALACSPQADARILDLCAGAGGKSLALAAAAPEADILATDSNRARLQNLVPRAARAGARIETRLLNPPNEVAELPDWRGSSDVVLVDAPCSGSGTWRRNPEGRWRLTPERLDRLAASQARLLGIAAELVRPGGTLVYAVCSLLAREGASQVERFLGERSDWNAQEVLDGIGRKDGAGKLLTPEQDGTDGFFIARLVKPC from the coding sequence ATGACACCCGCGGCCCGCCTGCAGGCCGCGATCGAGATCCTCGACCTGGTAATCGGGGCCGCGCGCGGGGAAGGGGCGCCCGCCGACGCGATCGTCACCCGCTACTTCAAGACCAGGCGCTACGCCGGATCGAAGGACCGGCGGGCGGTTCGTGAACTCGTATTCCAGGCGATCCGGCGGTCCGGCGAGCGGCCCGAAAGCGGGCGGTCGGCGATGCTCGGCCTGGCACTTTCAGAACCGGAGATGCTGGCCCTGTTCGGCGAGGGCCGGGGACCGGCACTGGCGGTCGAAGGCGAATTGGCGGCGGAGGCCCGCGTCGTGCCGCGCTGGATTGAGGCAGAATTTTCCCCGCTGGTTGGGCCGGCAGAATGGCCCGCCTTGCTGGAGCGCGCGCCGCTCGACATTCGGGTGAATATCGCGCGGACGTCCCGGGAAGCGATGCTGGCGGCGTTTGGCGGGTCCGTGCCGACCCCGCTGAGCCCGTGGGGGCTGCGGTTGCCGGTCGAATCGCGGGTCGACGACCGGGCGGAGTTCGCCGAAGGTCTCGTCGAAGTGCAGGATGAAGGCAGCCAGCTGATCGCCCTGGCCTGTTCGCCGCAAGCAGATGCTCGAATCCTCGACCTTTGCGCCGGTGCGGGGGGCAAGTCGCTGGCGCTCGCAGCCGCTGCGCCCGAGGCGGATATCTTGGCGACCGACAGCAATCGCGCGCGCTTGCAAAACCTCGTGCCCCGGGCCGCCCGGGCCGGGGCGCGGATCGAGACCCGCTTGCTCAACCCGCCCAATGAAGTCGCGGAGCTGCCTGATTGGCGGGGAAGCAGCGATGTCGTGCTGGTCGATGCCCCATGTTCGGGCAGCGGCACCTGGCGGCGCAACCCGGAAGGGCGGTGGCGGCTGACGCCCGAGCGGCTCGACCGACTGGCGGCCTCGCAGGCCCGCTTGCTCGGCATTGCCGCCGAGCTCGTCCGGCCTGGCGGCACGCTGGTCTATGCGGTTTGCTCGCTGCTTGCGCGCGAAGGCGCCAGCCAGGTCGAACGCTTCTTAGGGGAGCGTTCAGATTGGAACGCGCAGGAGGTGCTGGACGGGATCGGCCGGAAGGACGGGGCAGGCAAATTGCTTACTCCGGAACAGGACGGGACCGACGGCTTTTTCATCGCACGGCTTGTGAAGCCATGCTAA
- the ndk gene encoding nucleoside-diphosphate kinase has protein sequence MAATRTFSIIKPDATRRNLTGAVTKKLEDAGLRVVASKRILMSREQAEGFYGVHRERPFFNDLCSFMTSGPVVVQVLEGEDAVRRNREVMGATNPEQADEGTIRKEFAESIEANSVHGSDSDENAKIEIDYFFKPEEIVG, from the coding sequence ATGGCCGCGACGCGCACCTTTTCGATCATCAAGCCCGACGCCACCCGCCGCAACCTGACCGGCGCGGTCACCAAGAAGCTGGAGGACGCCGGCCTTCGCGTCGTCGCCTCCAAGCGCATCCTGATGAGCCGCGAACAGGCGGAAGGCTTTTACGGCGTTCACCGCGAACGGCCGTTCTTCAACGACCTGTGCAGCTTCATGACCTCGGGCCCCGTGGTCGTGCAGGTGCTTGAGGGCGAAGACGCCGTTCGCCGCAATCGCGAAGTGATGGGCGCCACCAACCCGGAGCAGGCCGACGAAGGCACCATCCGCAAGGAATTCGCCGAATCGATCGAAGCCAATTCGGTCCACGGCTCCGACAGCGACGAAAATGCGAAGATCGAGATCGACTACTTCTTCAAGCCTGAAGAAATCGTCGGCTAG
- the rsmA gene encoding 16S rRNA (adenine(1518)-N(6)/adenine(1519)-N(6))-dimethyltransferase RsmA, whose amino-acid sequence MSGGPEPLRDVIGRHGLNASKALGQNFILDRQLLARIAAIPGNLQDSTVYEVGPGPGGLTRALLDAGARVVAVERDRRCLPALQELEAEYPGLSVIEGDALRIDEQAAVGSGAHVVANLPYNIGTALLLRWLGSEAWPPWWASLTLMFQKEVAERIVASPGSDAYCRLSVAAQWRSHPRLAMTVSRSAFVPPPKVTSAVVHMVPAEAPEGVRAPIMEALTQAAFGQRRKMLRSSLRQMPGALDALATVGIDPERRAETLTVADFVAVARELS is encoded by the coding sequence GTGAGCGGCGGGCCCGAGCCGCTGCGCGATGTCATCGGCCGGCACGGCCTGAATGCGAGCAAGGCGCTAGGGCAGAACTTCATCCTCGACCGCCAGCTGCTGGCGCGGATCGCCGCAATTCCCGGCAACCTTCAAGACTCGACCGTCTACGAAGTCGGCCCCGGCCCGGGCGGCCTGACTCGCGCCTTGCTGGACGCCGGTGCCCGCGTGGTCGCAGTCGAGCGCGACCGGCGCTGCCTGCCGGCCCTCCAGGAGCTTGAGGCCGAATATCCAGGCCTGTCGGTGATCGAAGGCGACGCACTGCGGATCGACGAGCAGGCCGCGGTCGGCTCCGGCGCCCACGTCGTTGCCAACCTGCCCTACAATATCGGGACTGCGCTGCTGTTGCGGTGGCTCGGCAGCGAGGCTTGGCCGCCCTGGTGGGCGTCGCTGACATTGATGTTCCAGAAGGAGGTGGCGGAGCGGATCGTCGCTTCGCCGGGGAGCGACGCCTACTGCCGCCTGTCGGTCGCCGCGCAGTGGCGTTCGCATCCGCGGCTAGCGATGACGGTCAGCCGATCGGCCTTCGTGCCGCCGCCGAAGGTGACCTCTGCGGTGGTCCACATGGTGCCCGCGGAGGCGCCAGAGGGCGTTCGCGCGCCGATCATGGAAGCGTTGACCCAGGCGGCGTTCGGGCAGCGGCGCAAGATGCTGCGTTCAAGCCTGAGGCAGATGCCAGGCGCGCTCGATGCGCTGGCCACGGTGGGGATCGACCCGGAGCGGCGGGCGGAAACCCTGACGGTCGCCGACTTCGTCGCGGTTGCCCGCGAGCTCAGCTAG
- a CDS encoding DNA polymerase III subunit chi has protein sequence MRVDFYQLAGTPVEQVVAALAQKLLDGGERLLIVASGEAALARLDRLLWDFSPTSFLPHGLSGGTDDARQPILLSTTPDAANVARNLLIADGEWREAALNFERAFYLFDAATLDGARLAWKLLTGRGVDRHYWAMEGGRWAEKA, from the coding sequence GTGCGCGTCGATTTCTATCAGCTCGCCGGCACGCCGGTCGAACAGGTCGTCGCTGCGCTCGCGCAAAAGCTCCTCGATGGCGGGGAGCGCCTGCTGATCGTCGCGTCGGGCGAAGCCGCGCTCGCCCGGCTCGACCGGCTGTTGTGGGACTTCAGTCCGACCAGCTTCCTGCCGCATGGGCTATCGGGCGGGACCGACGACGCCCGGCAGCCGATCTTGCTTTCGACCACGCCCGACGCGGCGAACGTCGCCCGCAACCTGCTGATCGCCGACGGCGAGTGGCGGGAGGCGGCGCTGAACTTCGAGCGCGCATTCTATCTATTCGATGCCGCGACTCTCGACGGCGCTCGGCTCGCGTGGAAGCTGCTGACCGGGCGCGGCGTCGATCGCCACTATTGGGCGATGGAGGGCGGCCGCTGGGCCGAAAAGGCCTAA
- a CDS encoding LPS-assembly protein LptD, which translates to MRSRLVWWAALPLLLAPLSGAHAQGVGAPASPAPAEEAVEFSADQLTYDSQNDVVTATGQVRMSREGNYLAADRVVWTRSTGQVRAEGNVVIVNPTGDKLVGENVALSDTLRDGTIDNLLVALEGGGRIAAERGTRNGDVTTLENAAYSACPVTSATGCSRRPSWVITAARVIHDPATNRVLFRGGRLQLFGLTLPLLPIFSVSSDGSGATGFLPPDLKISRKNGFEVALPYFWRVAPNRDLTITPHLYTGTLPAIEAKYRQLNELGAFQVGGFLTYGTIESSDFASLAPGERERGLRGYIEANGRAQLDPLWTVTGYLRAASDKTVTRRYDITRDDRLRNFVNAERIAPDSYVSIAGWAFQGLRVDDVQKQFPIALPAIDARLRLTPPILGGKVELQANSLAILRVDGQDTQRAFASAQWTLRRLTPLGQQLTLTAFGRGDAYHTNDAEETVVPIYRGTNGWHVRGIGALAADLQWPLIGPLLGGIQRVTPRVQIVATPPTPNLAIPNEDARSVDLEDSNLFALNRFPGYDRWEDGSRVTYGVDWMYDRPSLSISSTIGQSYRITRRAGIFPEGTGLTDRLSDVVGRTSIRYGTFVDLTHRFRLDKDNLAVRRNELDLTVGSSETYVQIGYLRLNRDISETVEDLRDKEELRLAGRVKFARYWSVFGATVLDLTDKDEDPFSLADGFEPVRNRLGISYEDDCLELGVTWRRDYERLGEFRKGNTFALQIALKGLGR; encoded by the coding sequence TTGCGTAGTCGATTGGTCTGGTGGGCGGCCCTGCCGCTGCTGCTCGCCCCGCTGAGCGGCGCGCACGCACAGGGAGTTGGCGCCCCAGCTTCGCCCGCGCCCGCCGAGGAAGCGGTCGAATTCAGCGCCGACCAGCTGACCTACGATAGCCAGAATGACGTCGTCACGGCGACCGGCCAGGTCCGCATGTCGCGAGAGGGCAATTACCTTGCCGCGGACCGCGTCGTCTGGACCCGAAGCACGGGGCAGGTCCGAGCGGAAGGCAATGTCGTCATCGTCAATCCGACCGGCGACAAGCTGGTCGGTGAGAATGTGGCGTTGAGCGATACGTTGCGCGACGGCACCATCGACAATCTTCTCGTCGCGCTTGAAGGCGGCGGTCGAATCGCAGCCGAACGCGGAACCCGCAACGGCGACGTGACGACGCTTGAAAACGCCGCTTATTCGGCGTGCCCGGTGACCAGCGCGACAGGCTGCTCGCGCCGCCCAAGCTGGGTCATCACCGCCGCCCGGGTGATCCACGATCCGGCGACGAACCGGGTCCTGTTCCGCGGCGGCCGATTGCAGCTGTTCGGGCTGACCCTGCCGCTGTTGCCGATATTCAGCGTCAGCTCCGACGGCAGCGGCGCTACCGGCTTCCTTCCCCCCGACCTTAAGATTTCGCGCAAGAACGGCTTTGAGGTCGCGCTACCCTATTTCTGGCGGGTCGCGCCCAATCGCGACCTCACCATTACCCCGCACCTCTACACCGGCACCTTGCCGGCGATCGAGGCCAAGTACCGCCAGCTGAACGAGCTTGGCGCCTTCCAGGTCGGCGGGTTCCTGACCTACGGCACCATTGAGAGTTCCGACTTCGCAAGCCTTGCGCCAGGCGAACGCGAACGCGGCCTTCGCGGATATATCGAGGCCAACGGACGCGCCCAGCTCGACCCGTTGTGGACAGTGACCGGCTACCTGCGCGCGGCCTCGGACAAGACGGTCACGCGCCGCTACGACATCACGCGCGACGACCGGCTGCGCAATTTCGTCAACGCCGAACGGATCGCTCCGGACAGCTACGTCTCGATCGCCGGCTGGGCGTTCCAGGGGCTGCGCGTCGACGACGTGCAGAAGCAATTCCCGATCGCACTGCCGGCGATCGACGCCCGGCTGCGCCTTACTCCGCCAATCCTGGGTGGGAAGGTCGAGCTCCAGGCGAACAGCCTCGCGATCCTGCGCGTCGACGGGCAGGACACCCAGCGCGCCTTTGCAAGCGCTCAATGGACGCTTCGGCGGCTGACCCCGCTGGGGCAGCAGCTGACCCTGACCGCTTTCGGTCGAGGCGACGCCTATCACACCAACGATGCCGAAGAGACGGTCGTGCCGATCTACCGCGGCACCAACGGCTGGCATGTGCGCGGGATCGGCGCGCTCGCCGCTGACCTGCAATGGCCGTTGATCGGACCGTTGCTCGGCGGAATCCAGCGCGTCACCCCGCGCGTTCAGATCGTGGCGACCCCGCCAACGCCCAACCTGGCGATCCCGAACGAAGACGCGCGCTCCGTCGACCTTGAGGACAGCAACCTGTTCGCGCTCAACCGCTTCCCCGGCTATGACCGCTGGGAAGACGGTTCGCGGGTGACCTACGGCGTCGACTGGATGTACGACCGGCCAAGCCTGTCGATCAGTTCGACCATCGGCCAGAGCTATCGGATCACGCGCAGGGCCGGCATCTTTCCGGAAGGGACGGGCCTGACCGACCGCTTGTCCGACGTCGTCGGCCGGACCAGCATCCGCTACGGCACCTTTGTCGACCTCACCCACCGCTTCCGGCTGGACAAGGACAACCTCGCCGTTCGCCGGAACGAGCTCGACCTCACCGTCGGCTCGTCGGAAACTTACGTTCAGATCGGGTACCTGCGGCTCAACCGCGACATCAGCGAGACGGTCGAGGATTTGCGCGACAAGGAAGAGCTTCGCCTCGCCGGGCGAGTGAAATTCGCGCGCTACTGGTCGGTCTTCGGAGCAACGGTGCTGGACCTGACGGACAAGGACGAAGATCCGTTCTCGCTGGCGGACGGGTTCGAGCCGGTGCGCAACCGGCTCGGCATCTCCTACGAGGACGATTGCCTGGAGCTTGGCGTCACGTGGCGGCGCGACTATGAGCGGCTCGGGGAGTTCCGCAAGGGCAACACCTTCGCGCTTCAGATCGCGCTTAAGGGCCTCGGCCGCTAA
- a CDS encoding peptidylprolyl isomerase has product MKLPENPQLYGTTLPSVVKATAIVNGAVITQTDIDQRVALLAAASGKPIPKEQMPELRQQVLGNLIDEVLQIQAAKAEKITVTEKDIDRAIARLAQANKQSQEQLSKYLESNGSSLKAVRRQFEGELAWEKLLRAKIEDTIHVGDDEVKSVIDRMNASKGARQYKVSEIYLSAPGGDIAQATARATQILEQLAKGASFPAYARQYSEASTAAVGGDLGWVRPEQLPESMAAVLQQMSPGSISRPIPVPGGVSIVGLEDVRNFLAPDPRNAVLTLKQLTIKLPGSSGAETEAALRRFAAAAQNIGGCGGAEKIANEFSGEIVESDSTKLRDLPPALQEMMMQMQVGQATRPFIGNDDGSARILVLCGREVPQEGTPTKDQIYAQLNEQRVNSRARRYLRDLRRDAVIEFR; this is encoded by the coding sequence CTGAAGCTTCCGGAAAATCCGCAACTGTACGGCACGACCCTGCCGTCGGTCGTCAAGGCGACCGCGATCGTCAACGGCGCGGTCATTACCCAGACGGACATCGACCAGCGGGTCGCGCTGCTTGCAGCCGCGAGCGGAAAGCCGATCCCGAAGGAGCAGATGCCCGAGCTTCGCCAGCAGGTGCTCGGCAACCTGATCGACGAAGTGCTGCAGATCCAGGCCGCGAAGGCCGAGAAGATCACGGTCACGGAAAAGGACATCGACCGCGCAATCGCTCGGCTCGCCCAGGCTAATAAGCAGAGCCAGGAGCAGCTATCCAAATATCTGGAATCGAACGGTTCGTCCCTGAAGGCAGTGCGCCGGCAGTTCGAAGGCGAGCTGGCCTGGGAGAAGCTGCTTCGCGCCAAGATCGAAGACACGATCCACGTTGGCGACGACGAAGTGAAGTCGGTGATCGATCGGATGAACGCGTCCAAGGGCGCGCGCCAGTATAAGGTCAGCGAAATCTACCTGTCGGCGCCGGGCGGCGACATTGCCCAGGCGACGGCGCGTGCCACCCAGATCCTCGAGCAATTGGCGAAGGGTGCATCCTTCCCCGCTTATGCGCGCCAGTATTCGGAGGCTTCGACCGCCGCGGTCGGCGGCGATCTCGGCTGGGTTCGCCCGGAACAGCTGCCGGAATCGATGGCGGCCGTGCTGCAGCAGATGTCGCCGGGCAGCATCAGCCGCCCAATCCCGGTTCCGGGTGGCGTGTCGATTGTCGGGCTTGAAGACGTCCGCAACTTCCTCGCGCCCGATCCGCGCAATGCCGTGCTCACGCTCAAGCAGTTGACCATCAAGTTGCCGGGCTCATCCGGGGCCGAAACTGAAGCGGCGCTGCGCCGGTTCGCTGCCGCCGCGCAGAACATCGGCGGCTGCGGCGGGGCCGAGAAGATCGCCAATGAGTTCAGCGGCGAAATCGTCGAGAGCGATTCCACCAAGCTTCGCGACCTTCCGCCGGCCCTGCAGGAAATGATGATGCAGATGCAGGTCGGCCAGGCGACCCGTCCGTTCATCGGCAACGACGACGGCAGCGCGCGCATCCTGGTCCTATGCGGCCGCGAGGTTCCGCAGGAAGGGACTCCCACCAAGGACCAGATCTATGCGCAGTTGAACGAGCAGCGCGTCAATTCGCGTGCCCGTCGTTACTTGCGCGACCTTCGCCGTGATGCGGTGATCGAATTCCGCTAG